In the genome of Triticum urartu cultivar G1812 chromosome 5, Tu2.1, whole genome shotgun sequence, one region contains:
- the LOC125507315 gene encoding GDSL esterase/lipase At5g45910-like, translated as MTDVNLINLRTGRGGGGGGGMKKKYNAMFTFGDSMDETGNICVASSNKTELNVLTCTHPPYGETYFGRPSCRWCDGRVVVDFVAQALGLPLLPPSKAKGKDFRRGVNMAITGGTAMNFTFYRSLGIENPVWNHGSLDTQIQWFKDLLPSICGTEQSCKGYMRKSLFMFGAYGGNDYNVQLLERGLTPEQAMNYTPKIVGAIADGVEKLIALGAVHVVVPGIFPTGCLPIFLSLFGDGDGDGDLDDAGCLKAYNLLSKYHNWMLRKQVEALQRRHHNSTRLMYADYYGLVYQMVQEPHKFGFSAPFEACCGAGGGKYNFDLSARCGMDGATVACRHPSARLSWDGIHPTEAANKVIAGALLRGPYCTPPILS; from the exons ATGACAGACGTCAATCTAATCAATCTCAG GAccggccgggggggggggggggggggggggatgaa GAAGAAATACAATGCCATGTTCACCTTCGGTGACTCGATGGATGAGACAGGCAACATATGCGTCGCCAGCAGCAACAAGACGGAGTTGAACGTGCTCACCTGCACCCACCCGCCGTACGGCGAGACCTACTTCGGAAGGCCGTCTTGCCGGTGGTGCGACGGCCGCGTGGTTGTTGATTTTGTTG CACAAGCACTTGGGCTTCCATTACTCCCACCGTCGAAAGCGAAAGGCAAAGATTTCCGTCGGGGCGTAAACATGGCCATCACCGGTGGCACGGCCATGAACTTCACCTTCTACAGATCTCTGGGCATTGAAAATCCGGTGTGGAACCATGGCTCACTAGACACGCAGATCCAATGGTTCAAGGACTTGTTGCCCTCCATATGCGGGACAGAGCAGA GTTGCAAAGGATACATGAGGAAATCGCTCTTCATGTTCGGTGCATACGGCGGGAACGACTACAACGTGCAGCTGCTTGAACGCGGTTTGACACCGGAGCAGGCAATGAACTACACCCCAAAGATCGTTGGTGCCATCGCCGACGGCGTGGAG aaactGATTGCTCTGGGCGCCGTCCACGTCGTCGTCCCGGGAATCTTCCCGACCGGCTGCTTGCCGATCTTCCTGTCCTTGTTcggggacggcgacggcgacggcgacctGGACGACGCCGGCTGCCTCAAGGCCTACAACCTCCTGAGCAAGTACCACAACTGGATGCTCCGGAAGCAGGTGGAGGCCCTCCAGCGGAGGCACCACAACTCGACGAGGCTCATGTACGCGGACTACTACGGCCTCGTGTACCAGATGGTCCAGGAGCCCCACAAGTTTG GGTTTAGCGCTCCGTTTGAGGCCTGCTGCGGGGCGGGAGGGGGCAAGTACAACTTCGACCTGAGCGCGAGGTGCGGCATGGACGGGGCCACGGTGGCGTGCCGCCACCCGTCGGCGCGGCTCAGCTGGGACGGCATCCACCCTACGGAGGCGGCTAACAAGGTGATCGCCGGGGCACTGCTCAGGGGACCCTACTGCACCCCTCCCATCCTATCCTAG